In bacterium, the genomic stretch CCATGTCGAGATGGCCCAGCGGTACCGCCATGCGGTCGGGTCGGCCGATCCCTTCTATCGGGGTCTTGAAGAAGGGGTGCTGCGGGCCACCGTATGCCCGGAGTGCGGGTCGACCTGGTTCCCTCCCCGGCAGTTCTGCGATACCGACCTGTCCGAGGCCACCTGGTACGACCTGCCCGGCACCGGGAGGATCGTGGCCGCCACCCGTGTCCACAGCCCCCCTCCGTTCGGCGGCATCGAGGTTCCCTACATTCTCGGCTCGATCCGGCTCGACGGGGTGGCCGGGGGCATCACCCACCGGGTGATCTGTGACGAAGTACCGGTGCGGGGTACCGTGGTGGCGGTGACGTTCAGCAACAGCCAACCAGCCCATCCGCTCCTGCGGATAGCGTTCGCAGTCGAGGAGGTGACCGCGTGACCCGACCGGTCGGCATCGAGATCTTCTACTGGCTCGACAGGTGGTCGGACGACCAGTCCTCCGTGTTCTCGAAGGCCGCCGAGGCCGGCTACGAAGGGGTGGAGATCTCCCTGGTGGCAGGCCTCGACGTGGGCGTCGAGCGGATGGCGAATACCGCCCGGTCGCTGGGCCTCGACGTTCTGTGCAGCACCGGGCTGAGCCCGACCATGGACATATCCAGCCCCGATGCCTCGGTTCGAAGGGCTGGTATTGACCATCTGCGACGGTGCCTCGATGACGCCGCCCGGCTGGGCAGCCCGATCCTGGGGGGTGTCACGTACGCCACCTGGATGGGCTTTCCGGAGGGTGACCACGATGGCTACCGGGAGCGATCGGCAGCCGCCCTTCACGAGATCGCCGGCTACGCCTCCACACTCGGCATCGATGTCTGTCTGGAAGTACTCAACCGGTTCGAGACCTTCATGTTCAACACCGTGGCCGGCTGCCTGGATTTCATCGACATGGTCGATCATCCCTCCGTCAAGGTCGAGCTCGACACCTTCCACATGAACATGGAGGAGGACGACCTCGCCGGGGCCGTCCGCCTGGCGGGGAGCCGGATCGGCCACGTCCAGGTGGCCGCCAACAACCGGCGGGCGCCCCAGTACGGCCACATCGACTGGGCTTCGTTCAGCGAGGCTCTGGACGACGCCGGCTACGAGGGTTGGGTGGTCTTCGAGACCTTCCCCAACTCGAGGGTCGAGACCGGCCAGGCCACCTATGCCTGGCGGGATCTGACCGACCGTCCCGATGAGGACGCGGCGGAGGCGGCCCGCTTCATCCGGGAGAACATCGCGTGAGCGTCCGCAGCCGGCGTTTCCTCAACGACCCGGCGCGGGCGGTGGAGGAGATGCTGGAGGGATACGTCGCCGCCCATGCCGGCATCATCTCGCTCCGGGACGGCATGGTGGTCCGCGCCGTTCCCAAGGCCGAGGGCAAGGTGGGCGTGGTGATCGGCAACGGTTCCGGCCACGAGCCGGCCATGATCGGCTGGGTGGGGGAGGGGCTGTTCGACGTCAACGTGGCCGGTCCGATCTTCTCCTCGCCGGGACCGGCGGCGATCCTCCGGGGTATCGAGGCGGCCGACCGGGGCGGCGGGGTGCTGCTACTGGTCTCCAGCCATGCCGGGGACATCATGAACGCCGAGCTGGCCATCGACGAAGCGGAGGACCAGGGCATCGACGGCGTGGAGATGGTGGTCCTCTACGACGACGTGGCGTCGGCTCCCAAGGACCGGATCACGGAGCGGCGGGGCGGCGCCGGGCTCTTCTTCGTGTGGAAGATGGTGGGGGCGGCGGCCGAACGGGGCGACTCCCTGGAGGCATGCGCCGCGATCGCCCGCAAGGTCCGGGATCGCACCCGCTCGCTCTCGGCGGCGACCGGCACGGTGGTCCATCCGGTGAGCGGGCAACCCCTCGGGGACCCCGAGGACACCACCCTGTCGGTGGGCATGGGGGTTCATGGCGAGCCGGGCGACCGGCTCGGCGAGGATGTCGGGGCGGACGAGATCGCCGGGCTGATGATCGACCGGCTCCTGGATGACGCCGAACTACCGTCCGGGGCGCAGGTGGGCCTGCTGCTCAACAACGCCGGATCGCTGACGCTGATGGAACTGTCGGTCCTCTACCGGGGGGCTCGCGCCGCCCTGGAGCGGAGGGGCATCGAGTCGGTGCGGTCCTGGATGGGCTCCTACGCCACCACGCTCGATATGGCGGGGTTCGCGTTCGCCATCTGCCACATGGATGGCGAGCTGATCGATCTCTACGACCGGCCTGCCGCGGGAGCCGGGTTCACGATGGCAGGTCGGTAGCGGCCATGATCGACCGGGACCTGGCGGTGCGGCTGGTGGTCGCCGCGTCCACGCGGGTGAGCGACCACCGGGACGAACTATCGCGGCTCGACTCGGTGGCGGGCGACGGCGACCACGGGGTCAACATGGCGACCGCCCTGGCGGAGGCCGCCCGCCGGGCCGAGCAGGGCGATCACGGCACGGCCGCAGACGTGATGAGAGCCACCGGATCCGCCTTCCACGAGACCGTGGGCGGCGCCGCCGGTGCATTGTTCGGCGCCTTCTTCGGCGCTCTGGCCGGGCAGCTCTCCAAGGCGGCGGCGCCCGATGCGCCCCAGTTGGTGGCCGGTTTCGAGAAGGGCCTCGCCCGCGTGGCGCGGGTGGGCAAGGCGGAGCCTGGCCACAAGACCATGATCGACGCCCTGGCGCCGGCGGTGCGCGATGCCCGCCAGTCGTTGGACAGGGAGGATAGCCTGGAGGCGGTGGTGGCCGCGGCGGCCCGGGCCGCGCGCCGGGGCGCGACGGCGACCGCGGGCATGCGGCCCTCGGCGGGGCGGGCCCGCTTCGCCCCGGACCACAGCCTGGGAACCGAGGATCCCGGCGCCAACACGGTGGCCCTGGTCCTCGAGTCCTGGGCCCACCAGTTGAGAAGCGAGGTGAGGGTATGAGCGGAGGGCGACTCCGGGTCGGATACGTGGGCGTGGCGTTCGAGAGCTATTACGCCGACGAGCACGACCAGTACCGGCGGGCCATCACCGGCCTCAGCCGCCTCTCGGACGAGCTGGACTTCGACCTGGTGGCCATCGAACAGGGGATCGGCGATCTCGACGCCGCCCGCGCCGCTGCCGACCACCTGTCGTCCCGGCAACTCGACTTCCTGGTCCTCCAGGCGGCTGCATGCGCCTCGGGCGAACTGCTGGAGCCGCTGGCGGCGGCCGCTCCCCGGCTCGGCCTCTGGGCCACTCCCGAGCCGGTACTGGAGGGATCCATCCAGCTCCACTCGCTGGTCTCGACCAACCACTTCGCCTCAATAATCCGCCGCTACCTGCGAGACCGGGGTGTGCCCTACAAGTGGTTCCTGGGCCACATCGACGAGCCGGAGACCGAACGGCGCTTCCGCGTCACCTTCCGGGCGCTGGCGGGGATCAAGGCGATGGCCTCGGCGCGGATCGGCTGGATAGGCGGCATCTCTCCCGGCTTCTACAACATGCTGTTCGACGAGGCCGGCCTGGAGAGCCGGTTCGGCACGACGGTCGGGACCCACACCATCGACGAGGTGGTCCGGCTGGCCCGGGCCGTCGAGACCCGCCCGGCCGCCTCCGTGGTACGGATGGCCACCGACCTGGCCACCGAGGTGACCGCCCCCTCGGTCGGCATGGACCGCAACGCCCGCCTCTACCTGGCGCTCCGCCGGATGATCGAGACGGAGGGGTACGACGCCCTGGCGGTCCAGTGCTGGCCCAGCTTCCAGGAGGACTTCGACATGGCACCGTGCATGGCCTACAGCCTGCTGGGCTCGGAGGACGGTGTGGCGGTCTCGTGCGAGGGGGACGTGCCCGGAGCGGTGACGATGCTCCTGATGAACTCCATGTCGCCGAACCATGGGTCGGCCACCCTGCTGGACCTGACCACCCTCGACCTCGAAGCCGATGCCGCCCTGCTATGGCACTGCGGGGTCACGCCCCGCCACTTCGGCGCCGGCAACGGGATCCGCTGGGTCGATCACGTGACGCTGGGCCGCAAGTCGGATATCCGCTACGGGGTGTCGGGAGACCTGCTGTTCGCTCCCCAGCAGACCACCATCGCCTATGCGGGGGACGACTTCCGCGAGCTGTTCATCGCTACCGCCGAGGTGGTGGACACCGGCAAGGCCGGGTTCGACGGCACCCGCGGCTGGTTCACCCGCTTCCGGCTCAACGGGGAGCCGATCGAGTTGATGGACCTGGTCAACACCGTGATGGTCCAGGGCCGGGAGCACCACTACGCCGTGGCGCAGGGTGACCTGTCCTCGGAGCTGGCGGAAGTGGCCGCCTGGCTCGGCATGCGCACCACCCAGCCCATCCCGATGCGCGATCACCTACAGATCGAGGGCCTCAACACATGACGGCGGACATGCCAAGCCGCATCGACGAACTGATCGCCACGGGTCGGGCCAGGCCTGCGCTGCGGCGTCTCGGCGACCTACCGGTACCGGAACCGAGGAGTCCGGGCGACCCGATCCTCTCGGGGGAACTGGCGAAAACGCGCCGCACTGAGCGCTACTAGCGTCTCGTGTCGTCGGCTCGCGGAGATCTGTGTCTCGCGACCGTCGCGGGCGGCGCGGGTCTGGTACGCGCACGAGGGGGTTGAAAGTGTCACGCGCCCGTCGCATACTGCCCGGCAGCTACAAACACCGCCGGTTTCTTGCTGTTCGACGTCGAGGGAACCGGAACCGGGATCAATTCGGGAGCGGACCCGCAGGGGATGGCGGAACGCGTTCGGACCGAAGGAGGTGGTGGCTGGGGGATGGGCCCGCCGGGTTGGGGCGTGTTCCGGCGTTTTTCGCGTTCTCGTCGTCTCGGGAGTGGATCACGAACGATCGAATCAGGGCACTAGATTCCTTGCCTGTCGTTTACTTGATGAGGTGGTAGCGCACGCTATGAAGGCAGGATCATCGGCTCGTTGCGGGAGACGTGTGGTATGACGGCGTCCTCCGATATCCGGTCGGGGGAGCGCTCGGAGCGTCTGGCGCGGGTCGCTACGGAAGACGGTCTCTTCACGGTGCTGGCGATCGATCATGTGGGGTCGTTCGCCCAGACCGTGCGTCCGGACCAACCGGATGCCATGACCGCCGCCGACATCAGCGCCGCCAAGGAGCCGATCATCGCGGCGCTCGGCCCGATCAGCGGGGCGGTCCTGATCGACCCGGGCTATCTTGTGGCCATCGAGTCGACCGGTCCGGGCCGCCCGGAAGGTCTGGGCCTGATACTCGGCATCGAGGACGGGGACTACTCCGACGTGCGCACGGCCCCTCGTCTCCTCCCCGGCTGGAGCGCGGAGCGGGCGGCCGAGATGGGAGCGGACGCCGTCAAGATCTCCGTGTACTACGACCCGGACGGGGACATGTCGGCGGCGGAGCGGTTCGTTACGGATGTGGTGGGGCAATGCCGGGCGGCCGGGTTGCCGCTCTTCTGCGAACCGCTGGCGCTGTACGAGGATCCCGGGGACCGTACACGGGCCGTGCTGGAAGGGGTGAGAAGGCTAGGCCCGCTGGGCGCCGAAGTGCTGAAGCTGCAGTTCCCCGTCATGCCGGAGGCCGGCCGACGCGATCCCGAGGAGTGGGCCGAGGCCTGTGCCGAGGTCGACCGGCTGAGCCCGGTTCCCTGGGTCATCCTTTCCGAGGGCAGCGACTTCGGGCTGTTCCGCGACCAGGTGCGGGTGGCCTGCGCGGCGGGAGCGTCGGGGTTCCTGGGAGGTCGGGCCATCTGGCGTGAACTCGCCACCGGCGAGCGTGACGCGCAGCATGCCGCCGGGCGGATGACCGAACTGTGTGCCGTGGCCCGGGCCGAAGGTACGGCTTGGACGACCTCGCTGGCTCGGCGCAGCACGACCAGGTAAGGCCGGAACGGGCCATGGCAGGCAGCCGGCGTCTCTACTCCGACCTGGCCTA encodes the following:
- a CDS encoding dihydroxyacetone kinase subunit DhaK, whose translation is MSVRSRRFLNDPARAVEEMLEGYVAAHAGIISLRDGMVVRAVPKAEGKVGVVIGNGSGHEPAMIGWVGEGLFDVNVAGPIFSSPGPAAILRGIEAADRGGGVLLLVSSHAGDIMNAELAIDEAEDQGIDGVEMVVLYDDVASAPKDRITERRGGAGLFFVWKMVGAAAERGDSLEACAAIARKVRDRTRSLSAATGTVVHPVSGQPLGDPEDTTLSVGMGVHGEPGDRLGEDVGADEIAGLMIDRLLDDAELPSGAQVGLLLNNAGSLTLMELSVLYRGARAALERRGIESVRSWMGSYATTLDMAGFAFAICHMDGELIDLYDRPAAGAGFTMAGR
- the dhaL gene encoding dihydroxyacetone kinase subunit DhaL, whose translation is MIDRDLAVRLVVAASTRVSDHRDELSRLDSVAGDGDHGVNMATALAEAARRAEQGDHGTAADVMRATGSAFHETVGGAAGALFGAFFGALAGQLSKAAAPDAPQLVAGFEKGLARVARVGKAEPGHKTMIDALAPAVRDARQSLDREDSLEAVVAAAARAARRGATATAGMRPSAGRARFAPDHSLGTEDPGANTVALVLESWAHQLRSEVRV
- a CDS encoding OB-fold domain-containing protein; the protein is MRVTGVERGTTPSGDPFSLLHVEMAQRYRHAVGSADPFYRGLEEGVLRATVCPECGSTWFPPRQFCDTDLSEATWYDLPGTGRIVAATRVHSPPPFGGIEVPYILGSIRLDGVAGGITHRVICDEVPVRGTVVAVTFSNSQPAHPLLRIAFAVEEVTA
- a CDS encoding sugar phosphate isomerase/epimerase gives rise to the protein MTRPVGIEIFYWLDRWSDDQSSVFSKAAEAGYEGVEISLVAGLDVGVERMANTARSLGLDVLCSTGLSPTMDISSPDASVRRAGIDHLRRCLDDAARLGSPILGGVTYATWMGFPEGDHDGYRERSAAALHEIAGYASTLGIDVCLEVLNRFETFMFNTVAGCLDFIDMVDHPSVKVELDTFHMNMEEDDLAGAVRLAGSRIGHVQVAANNRRAPQYGHIDWASFSEALDDAGYEGWVVFETFPNSRVETGQATYAWRDLTDRPDEDAAEAARFIRENIA